TTTGACCGCACGGAGACAAGAACCAATTATCCAAATATATTTCGCATTGGAAATCTTGTCCTGTACATTTTAATCATTATACACTGGAATGCCTGCATCTACTTTGCAATATCTAAAGCTATTGGGTTTGGAACAGATACATGGGTTTATCCAAATATATCCCATCCTGAATATGGACGTCTtgcaagaaaatacatttatagtcTTTACTGGTCAACCTTAACGCTTACCACTATTGGGGAAACTCCACCACCAGTTAAGGATATTGAGTTTCTTTTTGTTGTATTTGACTTTCTCATTGGTGTACTGATTTTTGCAACCATTGTAGGTAATGTTGGGTCCATGATTTCAAATATGAATGCATCCAAGGCAGAGTTCCAGTCTAAGATTGACTCAATAAAACAATATATGCAGTTTCGAAAAGTAACCAAGGATCTTGAGGCAAGGGTCATAAAGTGGTTTGACTACCTCTGGACAAACAAAAAAACCATGGATGAGAAGGAGGTATTAAAGAGCTTGCCAGACAAATTAAAGGCTGAAATTGCAATTAATGTACATTTAGATACTTTAAAAAAAGTTAGGATCTTTCAAGACTGCGAGGCTGGATTGCTTGTAGAACTGGTACTGAAACTGAGACCTCAAGTCTTTAGCCCTGGTGACTACATTTGCCGAAAAGGAGATATTGGAAGGGAAATGTACATCATCAAAGAGGGGAAACTAGCTGTAGTCGCTGATGATGGTGTGACTCAGTTTGTGGTCCTCAGTGACGGCAGTTATTTTGGTGAAATCAGTATCTTAAACATAAAAGGAAGCAAGTCAGGCAACCGAAGGACTGCCAACATTAGAAGTATTGGTTATTCTGACCTGTTTTGTTTATCTAAGGATGATCTGATGGAGGCTCTCACTGAATATCCTGATGCTAAAACAGTATTAGAAGAAAAAGGACGACAGATCCTTATGAAAGATGGTTTAATTGATGAAGAGGCAGCCAAGGCAGGCGCAGACCCAAAGGATGTAGAGGAAAAGGTGGAGAAAATGGAAACGGCAATGGATAGCTTACAGACTAGATTTGCCAGACTATTGGCTGATTATAACTCAACTCAGTTAAAACTTAAACAAAGAGTCACAAAGTTAGAGAGTCAAGTAAAGAAATGCTATGGTGACAATGC
This sequence is a window from Xenopus tropicalis strain Nigerian chromosome 2, UCB_Xtro_10.0, whole genome shotgun sequence. Protein-coding genes within it:
- the cnga3 gene encoding cyclic nucleotide-gated cation channel alpha-3 isoform X3 — encoded protein: MASLVSSQSSYPLPHRLSVRTIDEEIERIENGTSRNHSLCEDTSSELQRVIALEPRGLAESRRSSFTGRGGMARLTRLLITLRNWAMRHLTQEDQRPDSFLERFRGPDLKEVSSRESNIQSLQENQERLERVNRKKKEIFVIDPSSNLYYRWLSIISVPVLYNWCFLVCRACFDELQRNSIILWLVLDYTADVIYITDTLVRFRTGFLEQGLLVKDAKKLKENYSKTRQFKLDLLSLLPTDLTYLKIGLNYPELRFNRLLRFGRMFEFFDRTETRTNYPNIFRIGNLVLYILIIIHWNACIYFAISKAIGFGTDTWVYPNISHPEYGRLARKYIYSLYWSTLTLTTIGETPPPVKDIEFLFVVFDFLIGVLIFATIVGNVGSMISNMNASKAEFQSKIDSIKQYMQFRKVTKDLEARVIKWFDYLWTNKKTMDEKEVLKSLPDKLKAEIAINVHLDTLKKVRIFQDCEAGLLVELVLKLRPQVFSPGDYICRKGDIGREMYIIKEGKLAVVADDGVTQFVVLSDGSYFGEISILNIKGSKSGNRRTANIRSIGYSDLFCLSKDDLMEALTEYPDAKTVLEEKGRQILMKDGLIDEEAAKAGADPKDVEEKVEKMETAMDSLQTRFARLLADYNSTQLKLKQRVTKLESQVKKCYGDNASEGGDSAAEGDPQRKEDK
- the cnga3 gene encoding cyclic nucleotide-gated cation channel alpha-3 isoform X1, with product MASLVSSQSSYPLPHRLSVRTIDEEIERIENGTSRNHSLCEDTSSELQRVIALEPRGLAESRRSSFTGRGGMARLTRLLITLRNWAMRHLTQEDQRPDSFLERFRGPDLKEVSSRESNIQSLQENQERLERVNSHWVLASFNVNNSNNAEDTKNDKKPANENKDQKPEEKKEEKKDDKKDDKKDDKKDDKKKEEEKKKEIFVIDPSSNLYYRWLSIISVPVLYNWCFLVCRACFDELQRNSIILWLVLDYTADVIYITDTLVRFRTGFLEQGLLVKDAKKLKENYSKTRQFKLDLLSLLPTDLTYLKIGLNYPELRFNRLLRFGRMFEFFDRTETRTNYPNIFRIGNLVLYILIIIHWNACIYFAISKAIGFGTDTWVYPNISHPEYGRLARKYIYSLYWSTLTLTTIGETPPPVKDIEFLFVVFDFLIGVLIFATIVGNVGSMISNMNASKAEFQSKIDSIKQYMQFRKVTKDLEARVIKWFDYLWTNKKTMDEKEVLKSLPDKLKAEIAINVHLDTLKKVRIFQDCEAGLLVELVLKLRPQVFSPGDYICRKGDIGREMYIIKEGKLAVVADDGVTQFVVLSDGSYFGEISILNIKGSKSGNRRTANIRSIGYSDLFCLSKDDLMEALTEYPDAKTVLEEKGRQILMKDGLIDEEAAKAGADPKDVEEKVEKMETAMDSLQTRFARLLADYNSTQLKLKQRVTKLESQVKKCYGDNASEGGDSAAEGDPQRKEDK
- the cnga3 gene encoding cyclic nucleotide-gated cation channel alpha-3 isoform X2, with protein sequence MASLVSSQSSYPLPHRLSVRTIDEEIERIENGTSRNHSLCEDTSSELQRVIALEPRGLAESRRSSFTGRGGMARLTRLLITLRNWAMRHLTQEDQRPDSFLERFRGPDLKEVSSRESNIQSLQENQERLERVNSTKNDKKPANENKDQKPEEKKEEKKDDKKDDKKDDKKDDKKKEEEKKKEIFVIDPSSNLYYRWLSIISVPVLYNWCFLVCRACFDELQRNSIILWLVLDYTADVIYITDTLVRFRTGFLEQGLLVKDAKKLKENYSKTRQFKLDLLSLLPTDLTYLKIGLNYPELRFNRLLRFGRMFEFFDRTETRTNYPNIFRIGNLVLYILIIIHWNACIYFAISKAIGFGTDTWVYPNISHPEYGRLARKYIYSLYWSTLTLTTIGETPPPVKDIEFLFVVFDFLIGVLIFATIVGNVGSMISNMNASKAEFQSKIDSIKQYMQFRKVTKDLEARVIKWFDYLWTNKKTMDEKEVLKSLPDKLKAEIAINVHLDTLKKVRIFQDCEAGLLVELVLKLRPQVFSPGDYICRKGDIGREMYIIKEGKLAVVADDGVTQFVVLSDGSYFGEISILNIKGSKSGNRRTANIRSIGYSDLFCLSKDDLMEALTEYPDAKTVLEEKGRQILMKDGLIDEEAAKAGADPKDVEEKVEKMETAMDSLQTRFARLLADYNSTQLKLKQRVTKLESQVKKCYGDNASEGGDSAAEGDPQRKEDK